Proteins encoded by one window of Salvia splendens isolate huo1 chromosome 7, SspV2, whole genome shotgun sequence:
- the LOC121810993 gene encoding transcription factor UNE12-like, with translation MSNNPGEAPSDDFLEQILGFQNYAAGADASLVGNEGPSPTMMLQLGSAHLNGVDALGGGFPLGLSLDQGKGGYNDASGSGKRFHRDDFVDSRAPSLKGGFHGQPMMNNTVQAAPHPPGIRPRVRARRGQATDPHSIAERLRRERIAERIRALQDLVPSVNKTDRAAMLDEIVDYVKFLRLQVKVLSMSRLGGAGAVAPLVTDIPISSVEEECSDGGRTQPAWDKWSNDGTERQVAKLMEENVGAAMQFLQSKALCIMPISLASAIYNTQPPDTSFLVKPESDPPS, from the exons ATGTCGAACAATCCAGGCGAAGCCCCTTCCGACGACTTCCTCGAGCAGATTTTAGGGTTTCAAAACTACGCCGCCGGAGCCGACGCTAGTTTGGTCGGAAACGAAGGTCCTTCACCTACAATGATGCTGCAGCTCGGCTCGGCTCATTTAAATGGCGTCGACGCCCTCGGCGGCGGTTTTCCGCTGGGGCTGAGCTTGGATCAGGGCAAGGGAGGGTACAACGACGCATCCGGCAGCGGGAAGAGGTTCCACCGCGATGATTTTGTCGATTCCCGCGCTCCTTCCCTCAAAGGG ggTTTTCATGGACAGCCGATGATGAACAACACTGTACAGGCGGCGCCCCATCCGCCTGGAATTCGTCCGAGGGTACGGGCTAGACGAGGCCAAGCAACTGATCCACACAGTATAGCTGAAAGG TTGCGGAGAGAGAGAATAGCCGAAAGAATAAGAGCATTGCAGGATTTGGTTCCCAGTGTCAACAAG ACAGACAGAGCAGCTATGCTTGATGAAATTGTGGATTACGTCAAGTTCTTAAGGCTCCAAGTGAAG GTGTTGAGCATGAGTAGATTAGGAGGAGCCGGTGCAGTTGCACCGCTTGTGACAGACATTCCAATATCATCTGTAGAG GAAGAATGCAGTGACGGTGGAAGAACTCAGCCAGCTTGGGATAAATGGTCAAATGATGGCACAGAAAGGCAGGTAGCAAAGCTTATGGAAGAAAATGTTGGGGCTGCAATGCAGTTTCTTCAATCCAAGGCGCTATGTATCATGCCAATATCCCTTGCTTCGGCTATCTACAACACACAACCTCCGGACACTTCCTTCCTAGTGAAACCTGAATCTGACCCCCCATCCTAA